A genomic window from Pseudomonas argentinensis includes:
- a CDS encoding sulfite exporter TauE/SafE family protein, translating to MTLADLLLFAIPAVFLTGLSKGGFGGALGGIAVPLLALATSPMQAVAVMLPILCLADVVGLKAYWGKWDTANLRIMLPGALIGIVIGSLTFELLNENLIGLLIGIIAISFVLLGLLKDDPAPRPLQPRRGLALCSVAGFTSFVAHAGGPPVMMHLLPQQLDKLRYVATINLFFLLTNAMKLIPYTWLGQFSRENLLLSLMLAPIVPLGVWTGLWLQSRINHTWFYRIARLGMLLAGLQLIWKNI from the coding sequence ATGACCCTCGCCGACCTTTTGTTGTTCGCCATTCCCGCCGTGTTTCTCACCGGCCTGTCCAAGGGTGGCTTTGGCGGTGCGCTGGGCGGCATCGCCGTGCCGCTGCTGGCATTGGCCACCTCGCCGATGCAGGCGGTGGCGGTGATGCTGCCGATCCTCTGCCTGGCCGATGTGGTGGGGCTCAAGGCCTACTGGGGCAAATGGGATACGGCCAACCTCAGGATCATGCTGCCAGGCGCGCTGATCGGCATCGTCATCGGCTCGCTGACCTTTGAACTGCTCAACGAGAACCTGATCGGCCTGCTGATCGGCATCATCGCCATTTCCTTCGTGCTGCTGGGCTTGCTCAAAGACGACCCGGCGCCTCGCCCTCTGCAACCCCGGCGCGGCTTGGCGCTCTGCTCGGTGGCAGGCTTCACCAGTTTCGTCGCCCACGCTGGCGGGCCGCCGGTAATGATGCACCTGCTGCCCCAGCAACTGGACAAGCTGCGCTACGTGGCCACCATCAACCTGTTCTTCCTGCTGACCAACGCCATGAAGCTGATTCCCTACACCTGGCTCGGCCAGTTCAGCCGGGAGAACCTGCTGCTCAGCCTAATGCTCGCCCCCATCGTCCCCCTCGGCGTATGGACGGGCCTGTGGCTGCAATCGCGGATCAACCACACCTGGTTCTACCGCATCGCCCGGCTGGGCATGCTGCTGGCCGGGCTGCAGCTGATCTGGAAGAACATCTAA
- a CDS encoding serine hydrolase domain-containing protein, protein MVEPSTHAPRRLVTPFRPCGTALLPAVIALLLGACANVPTPPTDQAERIGRAQDLYELPPAYQAGTYRHMDALFFTRTVHRGPQVLPLPKGSEVPVQYTAGGQRLGVEAFMQRNQVSGLLILNDGKVALERYALGNDASTRWTSFSVVKSISSTLIGAAVQQGKIASVNDPITRYLPQLKDGAYDGVSVEQVLQMSSGVAWDETYRDPQSDRRRMFELQLANKPGALLKQMTGLKKAQAPGTTFNYSTGESHLQSELVHAATGMTASDYLSERIWARLGMERDAFWQLDSRAGQEIGSSGLSATLRDYGRFGQFILDDGVIDGERILPAGWLQRATRAPAGSHLQPGKLYNGDYALGYGYQWWLFPTGAEALPNHDGGAFEAQGIFGQFLYINPREKVVAVVWSTWPKPEMDEREMETYAFIGAAVDALR, encoded by the coding sequence ATGGTTGAGCCATCGACCCATGCTCCGAGACGCCTCGTGACCCCTTTCCGACCTTGCGGCACCGCCCTTCTCCCAGCCGTCATCGCCCTGCTGCTCGGCGCCTGCGCCAACGTGCCCACGCCACCCACCGACCAGGCGGAGCGCATCGGTCGCGCCCAGGACCTCTACGAACTGCCGCCGGCCTATCAGGCCGGCACCTACCGGCACATGGACGCGCTGTTCTTTACGCGCACCGTGCACCGTGGTCCGCAGGTTCTGCCGTTGCCCAAGGGCAGCGAAGTGCCGGTGCAGTACACGGCAGGCGGCCAGCGCCTGGGCGTCGAGGCCTTCATGCAGCGCAACCAGGTCAGCGGGCTGCTGATTCTCAACGACGGCAAGGTGGCGCTGGAACGCTACGCCCTGGGCAACGACGCCAGCACCCGCTGGACCTCCTTCAGCGTGGTCAAGTCGATCTCCTCGACCCTGATCGGCGCTGCGGTGCAGCAGGGCAAGATCGCCAGCGTGAACGACCCGATCACCCGCTACCTGCCGCAGCTCAAGGACGGTGCCTACGATGGCGTGAGCGTCGAGCAGGTACTGCAGATGAGTTCCGGGGTCGCCTGGGACGAAACCTACCGCGACCCGCAATCGGACCGGCGCCGCATGTTCGAGCTGCAGCTGGCCAACAAACCGGGTGCCTTGCTCAAGCAGATGACCGGCCTCAAAAAGGCGCAAGCGCCGGGCACCACCTTCAACTACAGCACGGGCGAATCGCATCTGCAGAGCGAGCTGGTCCACGCGGCCACCGGCATGACCGCCAGCGACTACCTGTCCGAGCGCATCTGGGCGCGCCTGGGCATGGAGCGTGATGCCTTCTGGCAGCTCGACAGCCGGGCCGGCCAGGAAATCGGCAGCAGCGGCCTGTCGGCAACGCTGCGCGATTACGGCCGCTTCGGCCAGTTCATCCTCGATGACGGGGTGATCGACGGCGAACGCATCCTGCCGGCCGGCTGGCTGCAACGCGCCACTCGGGCGCCGGCCGGCTCGCACCTGCAACCCGGCAAGCTGTACAACGGCGACTACGCCCTGGGCTATGGCTACCAGTGGTGGCTGTTCCCCACCGGAGCCGAGGCACTGCCCAATCACGACGGCGGCGCCTTCGAGGCCCAGGGCATCTTCGGCCAGTTCCTGTATATCAACCCCAGGGAGAAGGTGGTGGCGGTGGTGTGGAGCACCTGGCCGAAGCCCGAGATGGACGAGCGGGAGATGGAAACCTACGCCTTTATCGGGGCGGCGGTCGACGCGCTGCGTTGA
- a CDS encoding zinc-binding metallopeptidase family protein produces MNRFFQALGLRIGDSAKQTRMPSQKALGKCTCGQPIFFRNSQCLACHSPLGYEPERGQVVSLVADEDAQSWRIAGDLRRYRRCANLHTAAGCNWLLPHASEATLCIACRLNRTIPDLSIAGNEQRWARLEMAKRRLVAQLLNLGLPLLSKYEDSERGLAFDFLGPDLSGQPPMTGHASGLITLNIAEADDDVREQTRIQLHEPYRTLLGHFRHEVGHYYWDRLIAGSAWLDDYRRLFGDERADYGAALQRHYEQGAPADWQTSFVSAYATMHPWEDWAETWAHYLHMMDTLDTALSFGMRAGDVELEFRPFTKAALYDRDDPQAEEFLQFINAWIELAAMLNELARSMGHKDVYPFVLSAAVVGKLQFIHRVVEAASPVI; encoded by the coding sequence ATGAACCGGTTCTTCCAGGCCCTTGGCCTGCGCATTGGCGACTCGGCCAAGCAAACCCGCATGCCCAGCCAGAAAGCCCTGGGCAAATGCACCTGCGGTCAGCCCATCTTCTTTCGCAACAGCCAGTGCCTGGCCTGCCACTCGCCCCTGGGCTACGAGCCCGAACGTGGCCAGGTGGTAAGCCTGGTTGCCGACGAGGATGCCCAGAGCTGGCGAATCGCAGGCGACCTGCGGCGCTACCGGCGCTGCGCCAACCTGCACACCGCCGCCGGCTGCAACTGGCTGCTGCCCCACGCCAGCGAAGCGACGCTGTGCATCGCCTGCCGGCTCAACCGCACCATTCCCGATCTGTCGATAGCCGGCAATGAACAGCGCTGGGCGCGCCTGGAAATGGCCAAACGCCGGCTGGTCGCGCAGTTGCTGAATCTGGGTTTGCCGCTACTCAGCAAGTACGAGGACAGCGAGCGCGGCCTGGCCTTCGACTTCCTCGGCCCGGATCTCAGCGGCCAGCCACCGATGACCGGGCATGCCAGCGGCCTGATCACCCTGAACATCGCCGAAGCCGACGACGACGTGCGCGAGCAGACGCGCATCCAGCTGCACGAACCCTATCGCACCCTGCTCGGCCACTTTCGCCACGAGGTCGGCCATTACTACTGGGACCGGCTGATCGCCGGCAGCGCCTGGCTGGACGATTACCGCCGGCTGTTCGGTGACGAGCGCGCCGACTATGGCGCGGCGCTGCAACGCCACTATGAGCAAGGCGCGCCGGCCGACTGGCAGACGTCCTTCGTCAGCGCCTACGCCACCATGCACCCTTGGGAAGACTGGGCCGAAACCTGGGCCCACTACCTGCACATGATGGACACCCTGGACACTGCCCTGAGCTTCGGCATGCGTGCCGGCGACGTGGAACTGGAGTTCCGGCCCTTTACCAAGGCTGCGCTGTACGACCGGGACGATCCCCAGGCTGAAGAGTTCTTGCAGTTCATCAATGCCTGGATCGAGCTCGCCGCTATGCTCAATGAGCTGGCGCGCAGCATGGGCCACAAGGATGTCTATCCCTTTGTGCTGTCCGCTGCGGTGGTCGGCAAGCTGCAATTCATCCATCGGGTCGTCGAGGCGGCCTCCCCCGTCATTTGA
- a CDS encoding GFA family protein, with the protein MTQLDRHGSCLCGAVNLTLRITSPSLSACHCATCRKWGGGPLLVAEGELTRLSGEQQVRIHDSSEWAERGFCGQCGSHLFYRLKSTGHHAVPVGLLDEHDDWQLDSQIFIESRPTYYCFANQTRELTGEQVFAEFEQG; encoded by the coding sequence ATGACTCAACTCGACCGACACGGCAGTTGCCTGTGTGGCGCCGTCAACCTGACCTTGCGCATCACCAGTCCGAGCCTCAGTGCCTGCCACTGCGCCACCTGCCGCAAATGGGGCGGTGGCCCGCTGCTGGTGGCCGAAGGTGAATTGACCCGGCTCAGCGGCGAGCAGCAGGTGCGCATCCATGACTCATCGGAGTGGGCCGAGCGCGGTTTTTGCGGCCAGTGCGGCAGCCACCTGTTCTATCGCCTGAAAAGCACTGGCCACCACGCGGTGCCGGTCGGTCTGCTCGACGAGCATGACGACTGGCAGCTGGACAGCCAGATCTTTATCGAATCCAGACCGACCTACTACTGCTTCGCCAACCAGACCCGTGAGCTGACCGGCGAACAGGTGTTCGCGGAGTTCGAACAAGGCTGA
- a CDS encoding GGDEF domain-containing protein, giving the protein MGRPFNRALARLRRDFQLSIITLMGFFGVLGISPYAIYRLSQGNYAVGIADTIIVLSTLFAMGYAWRTGDTRKPGLCLMVVASLCATLIVIKLGINGLFWIYPLILLNFFMVPPLLALLATVAVLVALVVYSRLIPGTVFESDYQMLSFIVTAMLSSTLSFIFAQRASYQRNQLQSWATRDALTGARNRRVMDQELKIAVANKRRHDINSAVLVIDMDHFKQVNDRFGHAVGDQVLVNFVELTNRCFRHEDRLFRFGGEEFLLLLCNTDEKGLRAAALQLQAQIAQHLTSPGGPVTVSMGGAVLYANEHWQDWLQRADHQLYEAKRAGRNRIHIDTYQVAALA; this is encoded by the coding sequence ATGGGCAGACCGTTCAATCGTGCTCTTGCGCGGCTGCGCAGGGACTTTCAGCTCTCCATCATTACCCTGATGGGGTTCTTCGGGGTACTCGGTATCTCGCCTTACGCCATCTATCGCCTGTCGCAAGGCAACTACGCGGTCGGTATCGCCGACACCATCATCGTGCTATCAACCCTCTTCGCCATGGGCTACGCCTGGCGAACCGGCGATACGCGCAAGCCGGGTCTCTGCCTGATGGTCGTCGCCTCCCTGTGCGCCACCCTGATCGTCATCAAGCTGGGCATCAACGGCCTGTTCTGGATCTATCCGCTGATCCTTCTCAACTTCTTCATGGTGCCGCCGCTGCTGGCATTGCTGGCGACCGTCGCAGTGCTGGTCGCGCTGGTGGTCTACTCGAGGCTGATACCGGGTACGGTATTCGAAAGCGATTACCAGATGCTGTCGTTCATCGTCACCGCGATGCTCTCCAGCACCCTCAGTTTCATCTTCGCCCAACGCGCGAGCTACCAGCGCAACCAACTGCAGTCCTGGGCCACCCGCGACGCGCTGACCGGCGCGCGCAATCGGCGGGTGATGGATCAGGAGTTGAAGATCGCCGTGGCCAACAAGCGCCGGCACGACATCAACAGCGCCGTACTGGTCATCGACATGGATCACTTCAAGCAGGTCAACGACCGCTTCGGTCATGCGGTGGGCGATCAGGTGCTGGTGAATTTCGTCGAGCTGACCAACCGGTGCTTCCGCCACGAAGACCGGCTGTTCCGTTTTGGCGGTGAAGAGTTCCTGTTGCTGCTGTGCAATACCGACGAAAAGGGCCTGCGCGCAGCCGCTCTGCAGTTGCAGGCGCAGATCGCCCAGCATCTGACCAGCCCGGGCGGGCCGGTGACGGTGTCCATGGGCGGCGCCGTGCTGTACGCCAACGAGCACTGGCAGGACTGGCTGCAACGGGCCGATCACCAGCTTTATGAAGCCAAGCGCGCCGGGCGTAACCGCATCCATATCGACACCTACCAGGTGGCGGCACTGGCCTAG
- a CDS encoding YebC/PmpR family DNA-binding transcriptional regulator, producing the protein MGAQWKAKPKEAAANARGKIFGRLVKEIMVAARNGADPDMNPKLRLAIHQAKKASMPKDTLDRAIKKGAGLSGETVNFERTTYEGFAPHQVPLIVECLTDNVNRTVAEIRVLFRKGQLGSSGSVAWDFDHVGLIEASSDSGADPELAAIEAGAQDFDEADEGNTLFITEPTDLDLVSRALPEQGFTVNSANLGYRPKNPVTSLTPEQREEVEAFLEAIDNHDDVQNVYVGLAG; encoded by the coding sequence ATGGGCGCCCAGTGGAAAGCCAAACCTAAAGAAGCCGCCGCCAACGCCAGGGGCAAGATTTTCGGTCGCCTGGTCAAGGAGATCATGGTCGCCGCGCGCAATGGCGCCGATCCGGACATGAACCCCAAGCTGCGCCTGGCCATCCACCAGGCCAAGAAAGCCTCGATGCCCAAGGACACCCTGGACCGCGCCATCAAGAAAGGCGCCGGCCTGAGCGGCGAGACGGTGAACTTCGAGCGCACCACCTACGAGGGTTTCGCGCCTCATCAGGTGCCGCTGATCGTCGAGTGCCTGACCGACAACGTCAACCGCACCGTGGCCGAGATCCGCGTGCTGTTCCGCAAGGGCCAGCTGGGGAGCAGCGGCTCGGTGGCCTGGGATTTCGACCATGTCGGGCTGATCGAAGCCTCCAGCGACAGCGGCGCCGACCCTGAGCTGGCCGCCATCGAAGCCGGCGCCCAGGATTTCGACGAGGCCGACGAAGGCAACACCCTGTTCATTACCGAGCCGACCGACCTCGACCTGGTCAGCCGCGCCCTGCCCGAGCAGGGCTTTACCGTCAACTCGGCCAACCTGGGTTACCGCCCGAAGAACCCGGTTACCAGCCTGACGCCCGAGCAGCGCGAAGAGGTCGAAGCCTTTCTGGAGGCCATCGACAACCACGACGACGTGCAGAACGTTTACGTGGGCCTGGCCGGCTGA
- a CDS encoding inositol monophosphatase family protein encodes MTDFQQPSLDDGGLDARYGFAKRVAKEAAERAMAFYVRRGSLAVAHKGDDLQDMVSIADQDVEAFIRGELARHFPHDGIVGEEGGSDGLQARCIWVIDPIDGTACFVNGLHNWCVSIGLLVDGEPLLGAIADPNHDELFHGFVGRGAFVDDTPLQAHGARHVREGLVGVGTTHRPGKEHFLPFLHALLDQGGQFVRNGSGALMTAYVAAGRLIGYYETHLKSWDCLAGLVLVREAGGRSSDFLRGDGLLGGNPYLVAAPGVYEQLAAMIGPSLDAP; translated from the coding sequence ATGACCGATTTCCAGCAGCCAAGCCTCGACGATGGAGGACTCGACGCCCGTTATGGGTTCGCCAAACGGGTGGCGAAGGAAGCGGCCGAACGGGCCATGGCCTTCTATGTGCGCCGTGGCAGCCTCGCCGTGGCGCACAAGGGCGACGACCTGCAGGATATGGTGAGCATCGCCGATCAGGACGTCGAGGCGTTCATTCGCGGCGAATTGGCCCGCCACTTTCCGCACGACGGCATCGTCGGCGAAGAGGGCGGCAGCGACGGGCTGCAGGCGCGCTGCATCTGGGTGATCGACCCCATCGACGGCACCGCGTGCTTTGTCAATGGCTTGCACAACTGGTGCGTGTCCATCGGCCTGCTGGTGGACGGCGAGCCGTTGCTCGGTGCAATCGCCGATCCCAATCATGATGAGCTGTTCCACGGTTTCGTCGGCCGCGGCGCCTTCGTCGACGACACGCCGTTGCAGGCCCATGGCGCCCGCCATGTGCGTGAAGGGCTGGTCGGCGTCGGCACTACCCACCGCCCCGGCAAGGAGCACTTCCTGCCGTTTCTGCATGCGTTGCTCGACCAGGGCGGCCAGTTCGTGCGCAATGGCTCCGGGGCCCTGATGACCGCCTATGTGGCCGCGGGGCGCCTGATCGGCTACTACGAAACCCACCTGAAGAGCTGGGACTGCCTGGCCGGCCTGGTGCTGGTGCGCGAGGCCGGCGGACGCAGCAGCGACTTCCTGCGCGGCGATGGTCTACTCGGCGGCAATCCGTACCTGGTTGCCGCCCCCGGCGTCTATGAGCAGTTGGCGGCGATGATCGGGCCGTCCCTGGACGCGCCGTGA
- a CDS encoding peptidylprolyl isomerase, translating to MAKATARHILVATEEKCNELKAAIEGGADFAQVAKDNSSCPSSRDGGNLGSFGPGQMVKEFDTVVFSAPVNVVQGPVKTQFGYHLLEVTSRQD from the coding sequence ATGGCCAAAGCCACTGCCCGCCACATCCTGGTTGCCACCGAAGAGAAGTGCAACGAACTGAAAGCTGCCATCGAAGGCGGTGCCGACTTCGCCCAGGTCGCCAAAGACAACTCCAGCTGCCCGTCCAGCCGCGACGGCGGCAACCTGGGCTCCTTCGGCCCGGGCCAGATGGTCAAGGAATTCGACACCGTGGTATTCAGCGCCCCGGTCAACGTGGTGCAGGGTCCGGTGAAGACCCAGTTCGGCTACCACCTGCTCGAAGTGACCAGCCGCCAGGACTGA
- a CDS encoding NUDIX hydrolase, producing the protein MSPRTLNIAAACLLDDAGRLLLVRKRGTRMFMLPGGKREAGESALQTLARELDEELHLQLPEAAFTPLGHFNEAAANEADTRVAADIFRAALCHPVAPAAELEALRWLAPQDPRGDDLAPLLRLHVLPLLWPHD; encoded by the coding sequence ATGTCGCCGCGCACCCTGAACATCGCGGCCGCCTGCCTGCTCGACGACGCGGGCCGGCTGCTATTGGTGCGTAAACGGGGCACGCGGATGTTCATGCTGCCGGGCGGCAAACGCGAAGCCGGTGAAAGCGCCCTGCAGACCCTGGCCCGCGAGCTCGACGAAGAGCTCCACCTGCAACTCCCCGAGGCGGCGTTCACACCACTGGGCCACTTCAACGAAGCGGCCGCCAACGAAGCCGATACCCGCGTGGCAGCCGATATCTTTCGCGCCGCACTCTGCCATCCGGTTGCCCCGGCAGCCGAACTCGAAGCGCTGCGCTGGCTGGCGCCCCAGGATCCGCGCGGTGACGACCTGGCGCCGCTGCTGCGCCTGCATGTACTGCCGCTGCTCTGGCCCCACGACTGA
- a CDS encoding DUF2025 family protein, which translates to MAITSAGICAAADQLQGFVGFNVKTGQHIVRFSEDSFGLDVAEGSITPTSEFVWHASDSTEQMTLKRDRLRQLVELRIDERLAISEPLRVYLRRDDLPEITAVRLLQRRT; encoded by the coding sequence ATGGCTATCACTTCCGCCGGCATCTGCGCCGCCGCCGACCAGTTGCAAGGCTTCGTCGGTTTCAACGTCAAGACCGGCCAACATATCGTTCGCTTCAGCGAAGATTCCTTCGGCCTGGACGTCGCCGAAGGCAGCATCACCCCAACCAGCGAGTTCGTCTGGCATGCTTCGGACAGCACCGAGCAGATGACCCTCAAGCGCGACCGCCTGCGCCAGCTGGTCGAGCTACGCATCGACGAACGCCTGGCCATCAGCGAACCACTGCGCGTCTATCTGCGCCGCGATGATCTGCCGGAAATCACTGCCGTACGCCTGTTGCAACGCCGCACCTGA
- the dgt gene encoding dGTPase, whose amino-acid sequence MSAAVNFKQRICALRPGDQAGGDVDLLYAFESDRGRIINSAAIRRLQQRTQVFPLERNAAVRSRLTHSMEVQQTGRFIVRTLYAQLGQRAADYGLDGLQGALESLVEMTCLMHDIGNPPFGHFGEFAIGEWFERALDGLFAVAVPQHSANPELQARMRADLRNFEGNAQAVRLVVNLQRLRLTYSQTAGLLKYLRPAYQSKPGKGVPGAYLNKKPGFYLCEEHFVAELQQALGQAPGTRHPVAYIMEAADDISYCLADIEDSVEKGILTVTELAPLLVSTFEKLQSPDMPIPGSQQSFRGLVNQALARYDQEEINKAGEFFVKLRVSMIHPLVQHAARQFIDNIDAVHAGTLDRALIEDDSLPHAIVQTFKDVAMARVFCHREVETLQLQGHRIIQGLLDSYGALLRVDAQTFVELTEGSCRREAYLQMLVRRLPGQLIKAYRQAVRECGEADRAAWEFYHRCRLVQDFVSGMTDQHAHDEYRTLFAL is encoded by the coding sequence ATGTCAGCAGCGGTGAACTTCAAACAGCGAATCTGCGCGTTGCGGCCCGGCGATCAGGCCGGCGGCGATGTGGACCTGCTCTATGCCTTCGAAAGCGACCGGGGGCGGATCATCAACTCCGCCGCCATCCGCCGCCTGCAGCAGCGTACCCAGGTGTTCCCCCTCGAGCGCAACGCCGCGGTGCGCAGCCGTTTGACCCATTCCATGGAGGTGCAGCAGACCGGACGTTTCATCGTCCGTACCCTGTATGCCCAGCTGGGCCAGCGGGCTGCGGATTACGGTCTGGACGGCTTGCAGGGCGCGCTGGAAAGCCTGGTGGAAATGACCTGTCTGATGCACGACATCGGCAATCCGCCGTTCGGGCACTTCGGCGAATTCGCCATTGGTGAATGGTTCGAGCGGGCCCTGGATGGGCTGTTTGCCGTGGCCGTGCCACAGCATTCGGCCAACCCCGAGCTGCAGGCGCGCATGCGCGCCGATCTGCGCAACTTCGAAGGCAACGCCCAGGCCGTGCGGCTGGTGGTGAACCTGCAACGCCTGCGGCTGACCTACAGCCAGACCGCCGGCCTGCTCAAATACCTGCGCCCGGCTTACCAGTCCAAGCCCGGCAAGGGCGTGCCTGGCGCCTACCTGAACAAGAAGCCCGGCTTTTATCTCTGTGAAGAGCACTTCGTCGCCGAGCTGCAGCAGGCCCTGGGCCAGGCGCCGGGGACCCGCCACCCGGTGGCGTACATCATGGAGGCCGCCGACGACATCTCCTACTGCCTGGCCGACATCGAGGATTCGGTGGAGAAGGGCATCCTCACCGTGACCGAGCTGGCGCCGCTGCTGGTGTCCACCTTCGAGAAGCTGCAATCCCCGGACATGCCGATTCCCGGCTCCCAGCAGTCGTTCCGCGGCCTGGTCAATCAGGCCCTTGCACGCTATGACCAGGAAGAGATCAACAAGGCCGGCGAGTTCTTCGTCAAGCTGCGGGTGAGCATGATCCACCCGCTGGTGCAGCACGCGGCGCGGCAGTTCATCGACAATATCGATGCGGTGCACGCCGGCACCCTGGATCGCGCCCTGATCGAAGACGACAGCCTGCCCCACGCCATCGTGCAGACTTTCAAGGACGTGGCCATGGCCCGGGTGTTCTGCCACCGCGAGGTGGAAACCCTGCAGTTGCAGGGGCACCGCATCATCCAGGGCCTGCTGGACAGCTACGGCGCGCTGCTCCGGGTGGATGCCCAGACCTTCGTGGAGTTGACCGAAGGCAGCTGCCGCCGTGAGGCCTATCTGCAGATGCTGGTGCGCCGCCTGCCGGGCCAGTTGATCAAGGCCTATCGCCAGGCCGTGCGCGAGTGTGGCGAAGCGGATCGCGCGGCCTGGGAGTTCTACCACCGTTGCCGGCTGGTGCAGGATTTCGTCAGCGGCATGACCGATCAGCATGCCCATGATGAGTATCGCACCCTGTTCGCCCTCTAG
- a CDS encoding DUF2789 domain-containing protein, with translation MELPNKDLGTLFEQLGLPSDPASIDAFIAKHYPLPDDVKVSEAPFWNQAQATFLKDELLEDAEWAPVVDELNVRLHENKPA, from the coding sequence ATGGAACTGCCCAACAAAGACCTCGGTACCCTGTTCGAGCAACTGGGCCTGCCGTCCGACCCCGCCAGCATCGATGCCTTCATTGCCAAGCACTACCCGCTGCCCGATGACGTGAAGGTCTCCGAAGCGCCGTTCTGGAACCAGGCCCAGGCCACCTTCCTCAAGGACGAACTGCTGGAAGATGCCGAATGGGCGCCAGTGGTCGACGAGCTCAACGTGCGCCTGCACGAGAACAAGCCCGCCTGA
- a CDS encoding LysR family transcriptional regulator produces the protein MDTLRGIESFVKAVESGSIAAGARLLGISAAAASQNIARLEASLGSRLLTRTTRSLALTESGELYFSQVRNVLRDLELARSNATLQHDHPQGRLRIAASAAFGRYVLAPMLPAFSARFPRIACELSTTDRSVNHIQESVDVSIRIPQQLEDGLVARHIASVPSIYCAAPAYLHRAGVPDTPEALREHDCLAFKVAVDGRLMPWRFVRDGVRFEAPIRVALVSDDIDVLARAAVNGGGITRLAAFVAEPLLASGQLQPLFAPSQDAGNQALIEPLDYYLCVRDRYELTPKVRAFTEHVLASLRDDWRP, from the coding sequence ATGGATACCCTGCGTGGCATCGAGAGTTTCGTGAAGGCGGTGGAGAGCGGCAGCATTGCCGCTGGTGCGCGCCTGCTGGGCATCAGTGCGGCGGCGGCAAGCCAGAACATCGCGCGGCTGGAAGCGTCCCTGGGCAGTCGCCTGCTCACCCGCACCACGCGCAGCCTGGCACTGACCGAAAGCGGCGAGCTGTATTTCAGCCAGGTGCGCAACGTGCTGCGCGACCTCGAACTGGCGCGCAGCAACGCCACCCTGCAGCACGATCATCCCCAGGGCCGCCTGCGCATCGCCGCCAGTGCCGCGTTCGGGCGCTATGTGCTGGCGCCGATGCTGCCCGCCTTCAGCGCCCGTTTTCCGCGCATCGCCTGCGAACTCAGCACCACGGACCGCAGCGTCAACCATATCCAGGAATCGGTGGACGTCAGCATCCGCATTCCCCAGCAGCTCGAAGACGGCCTGGTGGCGCGGCATATCGCCAGCGTGCCATCGATCTACTGCGCCGCCCCCGCCTACCTGCACAGAGCCGGCGTGCCGGATACCCCCGAAGCGCTGCGCGAGCATGACTGCCTGGCGTTCAAGGTCGCCGTGGACGGTCGCCTGATGCCCTGGCGCTTCGTGCGTGACGGCGTGCGTTTCGAGGCGCCGATTCGTGTCGCCCTGGTCAGCGACGATATCGACGTGCTGGCCCGCGCGGCGGTCAACGGCGGTGGCATCACCCGCCTGGCCGCCTTCGTCGCCGAGCCTCTGCTGGCCAGCGGACAATTGCAGCCACTGTTCGCGCCCTCGCAGGATGCCGGTAACCAGGCGCTTATCGAGCCACTCGACTACTACCTGTGCGTGCGCGACCGCTACGAGCTGACCCCCAAGGTGCGCGCCTTCACCGAACATGTTCTCGCCAGCCTGCGTGACGACTGGCGCCCTTAG
- a CDS encoding GNAT family N-acetyltransferase — protein MTEFRCLPDHLRPLADKFYRSQHSAMRTRAAHRVWVAERTQIIAALCLQPMAHGQWLTSLLVDTEQRRQGVASALISHALHGIDTPVWLFCHPDLEPFYGRLGFAPCPSPPAPLAERLQRYKKKKILNVMAR, from the coding sequence ATGACCGAGTTTCGCTGCCTGCCCGACCACCTGCGCCCCCTGGCCGACAAGTTCTACCGCAGCCAGCACTCGGCCATGCGCACCCGGGCGGCCCACCGGGTGTGGGTGGCCGAGCGCACGCAGATCATCGCCGCCCTGTGCCTGCAGCCGATGGCTCACGGCCAGTGGCTGACCAGCCTGCTGGTCGACACCGAGCAGCGCCGGCAAGGCGTGGCCAGCGCCCTGATCAGCCATGCGCTGCACGGGATCGACACACCGGTGTGGCTGTTCTGCCATCCTGATCTCGAACCTTTCTACGGCCGCCTGGGCTTCGCGCCCTGCCCATCGCCACCCGCCCCCCTGGCCGAACGCCTGCAGCGTTACAAAAAGAAAAAGATATTGAACGTAATGGCACGTTGA